A window of Primulina huaijiensis isolate GDHJ02 chromosome 9, ASM1229523v2, whole genome shotgun sequence contains these coding sequences:
- the LOC140983991 gene encoding putative FBD-associated F-box protein At1g61330, giving the protein MASKEVRSRTNSPSSQERTKYFYVPEEVIEEILAHLPIKNAACLSILSKRFVNSWKLCRDLSFTKEISRKFSKEEFVKFINNFMLNFSDKNMHRFSLYFDPTDQIDLVQNWVHKAIQCGITELELDFTVAEQTYMLSFFLTNIENLKLLKLNKCELDFIPTPDGSCPLQQITLQNVRVPSFTLEAIFSNCLKLRTLELTNCEFLYNLKILAQDLKGFTVLVVKNCTGLLLMRINAPSLHSIHYEGKMCEFKFESDLPDLSDVVLNITSPRAFQLLPHRNNVINALANVTTLAVNHTFLEALCARFGKHGYEGMDFLLWKLKEFQLFVGGDSHINPLDIAIFLKKCPCVERVLIDLGKYAFAESVFWEHHGKNFFMSFGPTFPFLGYVKIKGFTLKGMHVSMARLFLKNAPYLRSLEIVGARNDMDTVRITPEWIARGIWTNAKIEIHEYIKDKSGIFPSVRSKVI; this is encoded by the exons ATGGCTTCTAAAGAAGTAAGAAGTCGTACAAATTCACCATCAAGCCAAGAGAGaaccaaatatttttatgtcCCTGAAGAAGTCATTGAAGAAATCTTGGCTCATTTGCCGATCAAGAATGCGGCTTGTCTATCTATCTTATCAAAAAGATTTGTGAATTCTTGGAAATTATGCCGCGACCTCTCCTTCACAAAAGAGATTTCAAGGAAATTTTCAAAAGAAGAATTcgtaaaatttattaataattttatgctCAATTTTTCCGACAAAAACATGCACcgattttctttatattttgatCCAACGGATCAAATCGATCTGGTGCAGAATTGGGTACACAAGGCAATTCAATGTGGAATAACTGAGTTAGAATTAGATTTCACCGTAGCGGAGCAAACCTACATGCTAAGTTTTTTCCTTACAAATATtgagaatttaaaacttttgaaACTCAATAAATGTGAGTTAGATTTCATACCTACGCCAGATGGTTCGTGCCCTTTGCAGCAAATAACGTTGCAAAATGTTAGAGTCCCCTCCTTTACATTGGAAGCAATATTTTCAAACTGTCTAAAGCTAAGGACCTTAGAATTGACAAATTGCGAATTTCTTTACAATTTGAAGATTTTGGCTCAAGATTTAAAAGGGTTTACTGTGTTGGTTGTGAAAAACTGTACCGGTCTTCTGTTAATGAGGATTAATGCACCTAGTCTTCATTCAATTCATTATGAAGGCAAAATGTGCGAGTTCAAATTTGAGAGTGATCTGCCGGATCTGAGTGATGTAGTCCTTAATATTACTTCTCCCCGAGCTTTCCAGTTGCTTCCTCATAGAAACAATGTGATCAATGCTCTTGCTAATGTCACAACGCTCGCTGTCAACCATACTTTTCTTGAG GCACTTTGTGCGAGGTTTGGGAAGCATGGATATGAGGGAATGGACTTTTTGCTTTGGAAATTGAAAGAATTTCAGTTGTTTGTTGGAGGAGATAGCCACATTAACCCTCTTGATATTGCCATTTTTCTCAAGAAATGCCCATGTGTTGAGAGGGTTTTAATTGAT CTTGGAAAATATGCTTTTGCGGAGAGTGTATTTTGGGAGCATCATGggaagaatttttttatgtcatttGGCCCAACATTTCCATTCCTCGGATATGTCAAAATAAAGGGCTTTACTCTCAAGGGGATGCATGTATCAATGGCCAGGCTATTCTTAAAAAATGCCCCATATTTACGAAGCCTAGAAATTGTTGGAGcaagaaatgatatggataCAGTAAGAATCACGCCGGAATGGATTGCAAGGGGGATATGGACAAATGCTAAAATCGAGATACACGAGTATATCAAGGATAAAAGTGGCATATTCCCAAGTGTACGTTCGAAGGTTATATGA
- the LOC140985346 gene encoding uncharacterized protein, whose protein sequence is MDDWEDENVPDLIKKEQPKNNWDDEDLEDDDVKDSWEDDDDKPAVAPKAEPTPEKVPKKAPSKLDEKKGKVIEKVVETAKESLDPINEKFRQQRLVEEADYKSTAELFAKKDDEKTLDNFIPKSESDFSEYAELISHTLRPYEKSYHYIGLLKAVMRLSMKSLKGADAKEVASSVTAIANEKIKAEKEANASKKKTTGKKKQLHVGKTDDEVVVDDYDGYDDYDFM, encoded by the exons ATGGATGACTGGG AAGATGAAAATGTTCCAGATCTTATAAAAAAGGAGCAGCCGAAGAATAATTGGGATGATGAAGATTTGGAAGATGACGACGTGAAGGACTCCTGggaagatgatgatgataagCCTGCTGTG GCACCTAAAGCTGAGCCTACTCCTGAAAAGGTCCCTAAGAAGGCACCATCTAAATTGGATGAAAAGAAAGGGAAAGTCATTGAGAAAGTTGTTGAAACTGCAAAGGAATCCTTAGATCCTATAAATGAAAAATTTCGCCAACAGAG ACTTGTTGAAGAAGCTGATTACAAGTCCACTGCAGAGTTGTTTGCCAAAAAGGATGATGAAAAAACACTCGATAATTTTATCCCCAAAAGTGAGAGTGATTTCTCAGAATATGCAGAACTTATCTCTCATACGCTTCGTCCATACGAG AAAAGTTATCATTATATTGGATTGCTGAAAGCTGTGATGAGATTGTCGATGAAATCTTTGAAAGGCGCAGATGCCAAGGAAGTTGCGTCTTCGGTTACAGCAATTgcaaatgaaaaaattaaagcaGAAAAAGAAGCTAATGCCAGCAAAAAGAAGACAA CTGGGAAGAAGAAACAGCTTCATGTTGGCAAAACAGATGATGAGGTGGTTGTCGATGATTATGATGGTTACGATGACTACGATTTTATGTGA
- the LOC140984541 gene encoding B3 domain-containing protein Os07g0563300-like isoform X1, whose amino-acid sequence MSSSSSKNVCFNSNCKEASEKWRNGWRRRTGEYARLCDRCASAYEEGKFCEAFHSSTSGWRCCESCGKQIHCGCIVSFHMFVLLDAGGIECLTCARKSFVLTPNPAWPPPSQSFPSQFERRKGFSVKTLGSIVGSGPVPWRIAPSLFKESNVQSDAQTRMPFEIDVLGGINLFGTSERLPAASPEKKREFPDERCFNGKLIAGPFDTFQNGHAALNPKEHPFLSINNIQPIIFPIDDSSNFSLTTASSSKTEQDDTGQLSATFSTQNTISIPVDKKVSSHYRMDSCGKTQVRNGRVQGDGRSRNQLLPRYRPQITEEELLQNSSYSKSVITPLFEKILSASDAGRIGRLVLPKKCAEAYFPPIAQPEGLPLKVLDVKGKEWVFQFRFWPNNNSRMYVLEGITPCIQSLRLQAGDVVTFSKLEPEGNLVMGGRKSSSIPSPDQGDGSVIKGNNVLIPENYQAKNKCVEGITVNGHMKGKSHSSFQPISHVSKADIGRTTSEIHETKPIYSSKGKGSILVSKCKRLRIENDIELKLSTDEAQGLMCPPAKIVPSVFVVDGCEFEEFEGTAPIIGRPTILATDPFGEKIKWVQCEDCFKWRKVPEDVLLPSGWICSENVWDLDRSRCSDAEELAVEKLEDILPAINKVSSKRGEITTKNADMFVTQERLDTLANLATLGDDEGISAPSHSRSKRPWFPTEESSKHKQSCDCAICSSSKHCFRTLMERYVKHQLEEIGESASQKSQQQQFPEQVHNVDTHRVTDARNITPSRGEVSKIVCVDYHNGRKSSPSPLKGQIDLNIHPEREEDFSPVSESGTTKQLHPHVTEKFFMQQMPSGSGIGNLVRTRMQQDGIGGANLISCLAADGGNQEN is encoded by the exons ATGTCTTCTTCTTCGTCGAAGAATGTTTGCTTCAACTCAAACTGCAAAGAGGCATCTGAGAAGTGGAGAAATGGTTGGCGTCGCCGTACCGGCGAGTACGCTCGCCTATGCGATCGTTGCGC TTCTGCTTATGAGGAAGGAAAATTTTGTGAGGCTTTTCACTCGAGTACTTCTGGTTGGAGATGCTGTGAATCTTGTGGAAAG CAAATACATTGTGGTTGTATAGTGTCGTTCCATATGTTCGTACTCTTGGATGCTGGAGGGATAGAGTGCCTAACATGTGCAAGAAAAAGTTTCGTTTTG ACTCCAAATCCGGCGTGGCCGCCACCTTCACAATCCTTTCCTTCACAATTTGAAAGAAGGAAGGGTTTCTCGGTGAAAACATTAGGTTCCATAGTTGGCTCGGGCCCAGTTCCATGGAGAATCGCACCCAGTTTATTCAAGGAGTCTAATGTCCAATCTGATGCACAGACAAGAATGCCCTTCGAAATTGATGTATTAGGTGGCATTAATTTATTTGGCACTTCTGAGAGATTACCTGCTGCTTCACCAGAGAAAAAGCGAGAATTTCCTGATGAAAGATGTTTTAATGGAAAGTTGATAGCTGGCCCATTTGACACGTTTCAGAATGGGCATGCTG CACTTAATCCAAAAGAGCATCCATTTCTCTCCATAAATAATATCCAGCCGATAATATTTCCCATAGATGATTCTTCAAATTTCAGTTTAACCACTGCATCTTCATCCAAAACTGAACAAGATGATACTGGACAGCTCTCTGCAActttttcaacacaaaatacCATTTCAATTCCGGTCGACAAGAAGGTTAGCAGTCACTATCGAATGGATTCATGTGGCAAGACTCAGGTTCGTAATGGTAGGGTCCAAGGAGATGGTCGGAGCAGAAATCAGTTGCTTCCTCGGTATCGGCCCCAAATAACTGAGGAGGAACTTCTACAAAATTCAAGCTA CTCAAAGTCAGTTATCACCCCATTGTTTGAGAAAATTTTAAGTGCTAGTGATGCTGGACGTATCGGCCGCCTAGTGCTGCCAAAAAAATGTGCAGAG GCCTATTTTCCACCAATCGCTCAGCCAGAAGGTTTACCTTTGAAAGTATTGGATGTGAAGGGAAAGGAATGGGTATTTCAATTTCGATTCTGGCCAAACAATAATAGCCGAATGTATGTCCTGGAAGGAATCACTCCTTGTATACAATCTTTAAGACTGCAGGCTGGTGATGTTG TAACATTTAGTAAGCTGGAACCTGAAGGAAATCTGGTCATGGGGGGCAGAAAGTCTTCGAGCATTCCATCCCCAGATCAG GGAGACGGATCTGTCATAAAAGGAAATAATGTTTTGATCCCAGAGAACTATCAAGCTAAAAATAAATGTGTGGAAGGGATAACAGTAAACGGTCACATGAAAGGTAAATCACATAGTAGCTTCCAGCCGATCAGCCATGTTTCCAAGGCAGATATTGGAAGAACCACTTCTGAAATACATGAAACTAAGCCTATTTATAGCAGCAAGGGGAAGGGGAGCATTTTGGTCTCAAAGTGTAAGCGCCTTAGAATTGAGAATGATATAGAGCTCAAGCTCAGTACGGATGAAGCTCAAGGATTGATGTGTCCGCCTGCGAAAATTGTTCCTTCAGTTTTTGTTGTAGACGGATGTGAATTTGAAGAATTCGAG GGAACTGCGCCAATTATTGGAAGGCCAACTATACTGGCAACAGATCCTTTCGG AGAAAAGATAAAGTGGGTTCAATGTGAGGACTGTTTTAAGTGGCGTAAAGTTCCTGAAGATGTTCTTCTTCCTTCTGGATGGATATGTTCAGAGAATGTATGGGACCTTGACAG ATCTCGATGTTCGGATGCTGAGGAATTAGCTGTAGAAAAGCTGGAAGATATTTTACCAGCCATCAACAAAG TTTCTTCAAAGAGAGGGGAGATCACCACAAAGAATGCAGATATGTTTGTCACTCAGGAAAGACTCGATACTCTTGCTAATTTGGCTACCCTAGGAGATGATGAGGGCATTTCAGCTCCATCGCACTCCAGGTCAAAGCGCCCATGGTTTCCCACTGAGGAAAGCTCTAAGCACAAACAATCATGTGATTGTGCGATCTGCAGTTCATCTAAACATTGTTTTCGAACTTTGATGGAGAGGTACGTGAAGCATCAATTGGAAGAAATTGGTGAATCTGCCTCCCAGAAGTCGCAGCAGCAACAATTCCCTGAACAAGTGCACAATGTTGACACACACAGAGTCACTGACGCCAGAAATATTACCCCGAGTCGGGGAGAGGTAAGCAAGATAGTCTGTGTTGACTATCATAATGGGCGAAAGTCTTCACCCTCGCCGTTGAAAGGTCAAATAGACCTTAATATTCATCCAGAGCGAGAGGAAGACTTTTCGCCTGTATCAGAGTCTGGAACAACGAAACAGTTGCACCCACATGTCACAGAGAAATTTTTCATGCAGCAGATGCCATCAGGCTCAGGTATTGGAAATTTAGTCAGGACACGGATGCAACAAGATGGTATTGGTGGTGCAAATCTGATTAGTTGTTTAGCTGCGGATGGAGGTAATCAAGAAAACTGA
- the LOC140984541 gene encoding B3 domain-containing protein Os07g0563300-like isoform X2, with amino-acid sequence MSSSSSKNVCFNSNCKEASEKWRNGWRRRTGEYARLCDRCASAYEEGKFCEAFHSSTSGWRCCESCGKQIHCGCIVSFHMFVLLDAGGIECLTCARKSFVLTPNPAWPPPSQSFPSQFERRKGFSVKTLGSIVGSGPVPWRIAPSLFKESNVQSDAQTRMPFEIDVLGGINLFGTSERLPAASPEKKREFPDERCFNGKLIAGPFDTFQNGHAALNPKEHPFLSINNIQPIIFPIDDSSNFSLTTASSSKTEQDDTGQLSATFSTQNTISIPVDKKVSSHYRMDSCGKTQVRNGRVQGDGRSRNQLLPRYRPQITEEELLQNSSYSKSVITPLFEKILSASDAGRIGRLVLPKKCAEAYFPPIAQPEGLPLKVLDVKGKEWVFQFRFWPNNNSRMYVLEGITPCIQSLRLQAGDVVTFSKLEPEGNLVMGGRKSSSIPSPDQGDGSVIKGNNVLIPENYQAKNKCVEGITVNGHMKGKSHSSFQPISHVSKADIGRTTSEIHETKPIYSSKGKGSILVSKCKRLRIENDIELKLSTDEAQGLMCPPAKIVPSVFVVDGCEFEEFEGTAPIIGRPTILATDPFGEKIKWVQCEDCFKWRKVPEDVLLPSGWICSENVWDLDRSRCSDAEELAVEKLEDILPAINKVSSKRGEITTKNADMFVTQERLDTLANLATLGDDEGISAPSHSRSKRPWFPTEESSKHKQSCDCAICSSSKHCFRTLMERYVKHQLEEIGESASQKSQQQQFPEQVHNVDTHRVTDARNITPSRGEMPSGSGIGNLVRTRMQQDGIGGANLISCLAADGGNQEN; translated from the exons ATGTCTTCTTCTTCGTCGAAGAATGTTTGCTTCAACTCAAACTGCAAAGAGGCATCTGAGAAGTGGAGAAATGGTTGGCGTCGCCGTACCGGCGAGTACGCTCGCCTATGCGATCGTTGCGC TTCTGCTTATGAGGAAGGAAAATTTTGTGAGGCTTTTCACTCGAGTACTTCTGGTTGGAGATGCTGTGAATCTTGTGGAAAG CAAATACATTGTGGTTGTATAGTGTCGTTCCATATGTTCGTACTCTTGGATGCTGGAGGGATAGAGTGCCTAACATGTGCAAGAAAAAGTTTCGTTTTG ACTCCAAATCCGGCGTGGCCGCCACCTTCACAATCCTTTCCTTCACAATTTGAAAGAAGGAAGGGTTTCTCGGTGAAAACATTAGGTTCCATAGTTGGCTCGGGCCCAGTTCCATGGAGAATCGCACCCAGTTTATTCAAGGAGTCTAATGTCCAATCTGATGCACAGACAAGAATGCCCTTCGAAATTGATGTATTAGGTGGCATTAATTTATTTGGCACTTCTGAGAGATTACCTGCTGCTTCACCAGAGAAAAAGCGAGAATTTCCTGATGAAAGATGTTTTAATGGAAAGTTGATAGCTGGCCCATTTGACACGTTTCAGAATGGGCATGCTG CACTTAATCCAAAAGAGCATCCATTTCTCTCCATAAATAATATCCAGCCGATAATATTTCCCATAGATGATTCTTCAAATTTCAGTTTAACCACTGCATCTTCATCCAAAACTGAACAAGATGATACTGGACAGCTCTCTGCAActttttcaacacaaaatacCATTTCAATTCCGGTCGACAAGAAGGTTAGCAGTCACTATCGAATGGATTCATGTGGCAAGACTCAGGTTCGTAATGGTAGGGTCCAAGGAGATGGTCGGAGCAGAAATCAGTTGCTTCCTCGGTATCGGCCCCAAATAACTGAGGAGGAACTTCTACAAAATTCAAGCTA CTCAAAGTCAGTTATCACCCCATTGTTTGAGAAAATTTTAAGTGCTAGTGATGCTGGACGTATCGGCCGCCTAGTGCTGCCAAAAAAATGTGCAGAG GCCTATTTTCCACCAATCGCTCAGCCAGAAGGTTTACCTTTGAAAGTATTGGATGTGAAGGGAAAGGAATGGGTATTTCAATTTCGATTCTGGCCAAACAATAATAGCCGAATGTATGTCCTGGAAGGAATCACTCCTTGTATACAATCTTTAAGACTGCAGGCTGGTGATGTTG TAACATTTAGTAAGCTGGAACCTGAAGGAAATCTGGTCATGGGGGGCAGAAAGTCTTCGAGCATTCCATCCCCAGATCAG GGAGACGGATCTGTCATAAAAGGAAATAATGTTTTGATCCCAGAGAACTATCAAGCTAAAAATAAATGTGTGGAAGGGATAACAGTAAACGGTCACATGAAAGGTAAATCACATAGTAGCTTCCAGCCGATCAGCCATGTTTCCAAGGCAGATATTGGAAGAACCACTTCTGAAATACATGAAACTAAGCCTATTTATAGCAGCAAGGGGAAGGGGAGCATTTTGGTCTCAAAGTGTAAGCGCCTTAGAATTGAGAATGATATAGAGCTCAAGCTCAGTACGGATGAAGCTCAAGGATTGATGTGTCCGCCTGCGAAAATTGTTCCTTCAGTTTTTGTTGTAGACGGATGTGAATTTGAAGAATTCGAG GGAACTGCGCCAATTATTGGAAGGCCAACTATACTGGCAACAGATCCTTTCGG AGAAAAGATAAAGTGGGTTCAATGTGAGGACTGTTTTAAGTGGCGTAAAGTTCCTGAAGATGTTCTTCTTCCTTCTGGATGGATATGTTCAGAGAATGTATGGGACCTTGACAG ATCTCGATGTTCGGATGCTGAGGAATTAGCTGTAGAAAAGCTGGAAGATATTTTACCAGCCATCAACAAAG TTTCTTCAAAGAGAGGGGAGATCACCACAAAGAATGCAGATATGTTTGTCACTCAGGAAAGACTCGATACTCTTGCTAATTTGGCTACCCTAGGAGATGATGAGGGCATTTCAGCTCCATCGCACTCCAGGTCAAAGCGCCCATGGTTTCCCACTGAGGAAAGCTCTAAGCACAAACAATCATGTGATTGTGCGATCTGCAGTTCATCTAAACATTGTTTTCGAACTTTGATGGAGAGGTACGTGAAGCATCAATTGGAAGAAATTGGTGAATCTGCCTCCCAGAAGTCGCAGCAGCAACAATTCCCTGAACAAGTGCACAATGTTGACACACACAGAGTCACTGACGCCAGAAATATTACCCCGAGTCGGGGAGAG ATGCCATCAGGCTCAGGTATTGGAAATTTAGTCAGGACACGGATGCAACAAGATGGTATTGGTGGTGCAAATCTGATTAGTTGTTTAGCTGCGGATGGAGGTAATCAAGAAAACTGA
- the LOC140984541 gene encoding B3 domain-containing protein Os07g0563300-like isoform X3 encodes MFVLLDAGGIECLTCARKSFVLTPNPAWPPPSQSFPSQFERRKGFSVKTLGSIVGSGPVPWRIAPSLFKESNVQSDAQTRMPFEIDVLGGINLFGTSERLPAASPEKKREFPDERCFNGKLIAGPFDTFQNGHAALNPKEHPFLSINNIQPIIFPIDDSSNFSLTTASSSKTEQDDTGQLSATFSTQNTISIPVDKKVSSHYRMDSCGKTQVRNGRVQGDGRSRNQLLPRYRPQITEEELLQNSSYSKSVITPLFEKILSASDAGRIGRLVLPKKCAEAYFPPIAQPEGLPLKVLDVKGKEWVFQFRFWPNNNSRMYVLEGITPCIQSLRLQAGDVVTFSKLEPEGNLVMGGRKSSSIPSPDQGDGSVIKGNNVLIPENYQAKNKCVEGITVNGHMKGKSHSSFQPISHVSKADIGRTTSEIHETKPIYSSKGKGSILVSKCKRLRIENDIELKLSTDEAQGLMCPPAKIVPSVFVVDGCEFEEFEGTAPIIGRPTILATDPFGEKIKWVQCEDCFKWRKVPEDVLLPSGWICSENVWDLDRSRCSDAEELAVEKLEDILPAINKVSSKRGEITTKNADMFVTQERLDTLANLATLGDDEGISAPSHSRSKRPWFPTEESSKHKQSCDCAICSSSKHCFRTLMERYVKHQLEEIGESASQKSQQQQFPEQVHNVDTHRVTDARNITPSRGEVSKIVCVDYHNGRKSSPSPLKGQIDLNIHPEREEDFSPVSESGTTKQLHPHVTEKFFMQQMPSGSGIGNLVRTRMQQDGIGGANLISCLAADGGNQEN; translated from the exons ATGTTCGTACTCTTGGATGCTGGAGGGATAGAGTGCCTAACATGTGCAAGAAAAAGTTTCGTTTTG ACTCCAAATCCGGCGTGGCCGCCACCTTCACAATCCTTTCCTTCACAATTTGAAAGAAGGAAGGGTTTCTCGGTGAAAACATTAGGTTCCATAGTTGGCTCGGGCCCAGTTCCATGGAGAATCGCACCCAGTTTATTCAAGGAGTCTAATGTCCAATCTGATGCACAGACAAGAATGCCCTTCGAAATTGATGTATTAGGTGGCATTAATTTATTTGGCACTTCTGAGAGATTACCTGCTGCTTCACCAGAGAAAAAGCGAGAATTTCCTGATGAAAGATGTTTTAATGGAAAGTTGATAGCTGGCCCATTTGACACGTTTCAGAATGGGCATGCTG CACTTAATCCAAAAGAGCATCCATTTCTCTCCATAAATAATATCCAGCCGATAATATTTCCCATAGATGATTCTTCAAATTTCAGTTTAACCACTGCATCTTCATCCAAAACTGAACAAGATGATACTGGACAGCTCTCTGCAActttttcaacacaaaatacCATTTCAATTCCGGTCGACAAGAAGGTTAGCAGTCACTATCGAATGGATTCATGTGGCAAGACTCAGGTTCGTAATGGTAGGGTCCAAGGAGATGGTCGGAGCAGAAATCAGTTGCTTCCTCGGTATCGGCCCCAAATAACTGAGGAGGAACTTCTACAAAATTCAAGCTA CTCAAAGTCAGTTATCACCCCATTGTTTGAGAAAATTTTAAGTGCTAGTGATGCTGGACGTATCGGCCGCCTAGTGCTGCCAAAAAAATGTGCAGAG GCCTATTTTCCACCAATCGCTCAGCCAGAAGGTTTACCTTTGAAAGTATTGGATGTGAAGGGAAAGGAATGGGTATTTCAATTTCGATTCTGGCCAAACAATAATAGCCGAATGTATGTCCTGGAAGGAATCACTCCTTGTATACAATCTTTAAGACTGCAGGCTGGTGATGTTG TAACATTTAGTAAGCTGGAACCTGAAGGAAATCTGGTCATGGGGGGCAGAAAGTCTTCGAGCATTCCATCCCCAGATCAG GGAGACGGATCTGTCATAAAAGGAAATAATGTTTTGATCCCAGAGAACTATCAAGCTAAAAATAAATGTGTGGAAGGGATAACAGTAAACGGTCACATGAAAGGTAAATCACATAGTAGCTTCCAGCCGATCAGCCATGTTTCCAAGGCAGATATTGGAAGAACCACTTCTGAAATACATGAAACTAAGCCTATTTATAGCAGCAAGGGGAAGGGGAGCATTTTGGTCTCAAAGTGTAAGCGCCTTAGAATTGAGAATGATATAGAGCTCAAGCTCAGTACGGATGAAGCTCAAGGATTGATGTGTCCGCCTGCGAAAATTGTTCCTTCAGTTTTTGTTGTAGACGGATGTGAATTTGAAGAATTCGAG GGAACTGCGCCAATTATTGGAAGGCCAACTATACTGGCAACAGATCCTTTCGG AGAAAAGATAAAGTGGGTTCAATGTGAGGACTGTTTTAAGTGGCGTAAAGTTCCTGAAGATGTTCTTCTTCCTTCTGGATGGATATGTTCAGAGAATGTATGGGACCTTGACAG ATCTCGATGTTCGGATGCTGAGGAATTAGCTGTAGAAAAGCTGGAAGATATTTTACCAGCCATCAACAAAG TTTCTTCAAAGAGAGGGGAGATCACCACAAAGAATGCAGATATGTTTGTCACTCAGGAAAGACTCGATACTCTTGCTAATTTGGCTACCCTAGGAGATGATGAGGGCATTTCAGCTCCATCGCACTCCAGGTCAAAGCGCCCATGGTTTCCCACTGAGGAAAGCTCTAAGCACAAACAATCATGTGATTGTGCGATCTGCAGTTCATCTAAACATTGTTTTCGAACTTTGATGGAGAGGTACGTGAAGCATCAATTGGAAGAAATTGGTGAATCTGCCTCCCAGAAGTCGCAGCAGCAACAATTCCCTGAACAAGTGCACAATGTTGACACACACAGAGTCACTGACGCCAGAAATATTACCCCGAGTCGGGGAGAGGTAAGCAAGATAGTCTGTGTTGACTATCATAATGGGCGAAAGTCTTCACCCTCGCCGTTGAAAGGTCAAATAGACCTTAATATTCATCCAGAGCGAGAGGAAGACTTTTCGCCTGTATCAGAGTCTGGAACAACGAAACAGTTGCACCCACATGTCACAGAGAAATTTTTCATGCAGCAGATGCCATCAGGCTCAGGTATTGGAAATTTAGTCAGGACACGGATGCAACAAGATGGTATTGGTGGTGCAAATCTGATTAGTTGTTTAGCTGCGGATGGAGGTAATCAAGAAAACTGA